From a single Apium graveolens cultivar Ventura chromosome 2, ASM990537v1, whole genome shotgun sequence genomic region:
- the LOC141708399 gene encoding ras-related protein RABB1c-like encodes MSYAYLFKYIIIGDTGVGKSCLLLQFTDKRFQPVHDLTIGVEFGARMITIENKPIKLQIWDTAGQESFRSITRSYYRGAAGALLVYDITRRETFNHLASWLEDARQHANANMTIMLIGNKSDLAHRRAVSTEEGEQFAKEHGLIFMEASAKTAQNVEEAFISTAATIHKKIQDGIFDVSNESYGIKVGYGGIQGPSGGRDGSVSQAGGCCS; translated from the exons ATGTCGTATGCTTATCTCTTCAAATACATCATTATCGGTGATACAG GAGTTGGTAAATCATGTCTTCTTCTGCAGTTTACGGACAAGCGTTTTCAGCCAGTCCATGATCTGACAATTGGAGTTGAATTTGGGGCCAGAATGATCACAATCGAGAACAAACCAATAAAGTTGCAAATTTGGGACACG GCTGGTCAAGAATCATTTAGGTCTATCACAAGGTCTTACTACAGAGGTGCTGCAGGTGCACTGCTGGTTTATGATATCACCAG GAGAGAGACTTTCAATCATCTTGCAAGCTGGTTGGAGGATGCTAGGCAGCATGCAAATGCAAATATGACAATTATGCTTATAGGAAATAAATCTGATCTTGCTCATAGAAGAGCTGTAAGCACTGAGGAAGGGGAACAGTTTGCCAAGGAACATGGCTTAATTTTTATGGAGGCCTCTGCAAAAACTGCTCAAAATGTCGAGGAA GCATTTATAAGCACTGCAGCAACAATTCATAAGAAGATCCAGGATGGGATATTTGACGTATCAAATGAG TCTTATGGGATAAAAGTTGGATACGGTGGCATCCAAGGGCCATCAGGAGGAAGAGATGGTTCGGTTTCTCAAGCAGGTGGATGTTGCAGTTAA